Proteins encoded together in one Ipomoea triloba cultivar NCNSP0323 chromosome 4, ASM357664v1 window:
- the LOC116017229 gene encoding uncharacterized protein LOC116017229, whose product MEAAAMELEDDVFFADLSRQISLLIMDDEDVETSTTHCSSVSLQALAFSEVMHYPKIGASSQLKYEQMGRRESKGTGVFIPCSSYPTRRKNKQPKFSSSYNYKSQRSSSHNSPPLSNSSHNKNLHTDNSTPHRFPNSHSIIN is encoded by the exons ATGGAGGCAGCTGCCATGGAGCTTGAAGATGATGTTTTCTTTGCAGATTTGAGCAGACAAATCTCTCTTCTCATTATGGACGACGAAGACGTGGAAACCTCCACCACTCATTGCTCCTCTGTTTCGcttcag GCGTTGGCGTTTTCAGAAGTGATGCATTATCCCAAAATAGGTGCATCATCACAATTGAAGTATGAGCAGATGGGCAGAAGAGAAAGCAAAGGAACTGGAGTGTTCATCCCTTGTTCATCATATCCCACCAGAAGGAAGAACAAACAACCCAAATTTTCATCTTCCTATAACTACAAATCTCAAAGGTCATCCTCCCACAACTCGCCACCGCTGTCCAATTCCTCGCACAACAAAAACCTTCACACCGACAACTCAACTCCACATCGTTTTCCTAATTCTCactcaataataaattaa